In the genome of Staphylococcus sp. IVB6181, the window CGTGACATCCGCGGTTTCGCATTAAAGTTCTATACAGAACAAGGAAACTGGGACTTAGTCGGAAACAATACACCTGTTTTCTTCTTCCGTGATCCTAAATTATTCGCAAGTTTAAATCACGCAGTAAAACGTGATCCACGTACAAATATGCGCAGTACTCAAAATAACTGGGATTTCTGGACGTCTTTACCAGAAGCACTACATCAAGTCACAATCTTAATGACAGACCGCGGTATTCCGAAAGATTTCCGTCATATGCATGGTTTTGGATCACACACGTACTCGATGGTGAATGCCGAAAATGAACGCGTATGGGTGAAATTCCACTTTCGCACACAACAAGGCATTGAAAACTTAACAGACGAAGAAGCAGAGAAAATCATTGCTAAAGACCGTGAATCTTCACAACGCGACTTATTTAATGCGATTGAAGAAGGCAACTTTCCAAAATGGAAAATGTACATCCAAGTGATGACAGAAGAACAAGCACGCAATCACAAAGATAATCCATTCGACTTAACAAAAGTATGGTTTAAAGATGAATATCCATTAATTGAAGTGGGCGAGTTCGAACTTAATCGTAACCCTGAAAACTACTTTATGGATGTTGAGCAAGCTGCCTTCGCACCAACTAACATTGTACCTGGTATTGATTTCTCTCCAGACAAAATGTTACAAGGCCGACTCTTTTCATATGGCGATGCACAACGTTACCGTTTAGGTGTGAACCACTGGCAAATTCCTGTAAACCAACCACAAGGTGTTGGTATTGAAAACATTTGCCCATTCAGTCGTGATGGTCAAGGTCGTTTCTTAGACGGTAATCAAGGCGATAAAACACACTATTATCCTAACAGCACTGGCGCAATGCAAAGCCAACCCGGATACAAACGTGCACCAATGGATGTTGTAGATGGTCAAGCGTTTGAATATAACTTCCGTGAAGATGATGACAACTACTTCGAACAACCTGGTAA includes:
- a CDS encoding catalase → MSKDESKLTGLFGNPIGDRENSMTAGPRGPVLMQDVYLLEQLAHFDREVIPERRMHAKGSGAFGTFKVTHDITQYTSASIFSEIGKETPMFARFSTVAGERGAADAERDIRGFALKFYTEQGNWDLVGNNTPVFFFRDPKLFASLNHAVKRDPRTNMRSTQNNWDFWTSLPEALHQVTILMTDRGIPKDFRHMHGFGSHTYSMVNAENERVWVKFHFRTQQGIENLTDEEAEKIIAKDRESSQRDLFNAIEEGNFPKWKMYIQVMTEEQARNHKDNPFDLTKVWFKDEYPLIEVGEFELNRNPENYFMDVEQAAFAPTNIVPGIDFSPDKMLQGRLFSYGDAQRYRLGVNHWQIPVNQPQGVGIENICPFSRDGQGRFLDGNQGDKTHYYPNSTGAMQSQPGYKRAPMDVVDGQAFEYNFREDDDNYFEQPGKLFRLQSPEQQARMFKTTAREMEGTTDEVKHRHIRHCFKADPDYGKGVADALGIDLNKVDLNVAD